Proteins encoded together in one Musa acuminata AAA Group cultivar baxijiao chromosome BXJ3-6, Cavendish_Baxijiao_AAA, whole genome shotgun sequence window:
- the LOC103971095 gene encoding uncharacterized protein LOC103971095, whose translation MVSRRGTSGTQVVWGWSVATGLVYRTQRCSWWREERKIISVCSLSRSRSRSLELRLESMPFEAIASAFLAAAPSLTFRRSVAGLPLPSQPPSSFLPRYLPVRALMKRNPKRLKYSAPRFFKKSEAMVYVEMDPLGSETWRLEPVIELIKEGAVGVIPTDTVYAIVCDLRSYSSIERLRRIKDIENKKPLSILCHSFQDIDKYTVGFPRGDGRGQTNIFRTVKHCLPGPYTFILPATKELPKQCIKSGRTARYESRKHVGVRMPNDSICQAILQNLDEPLVSTSVKWPSEDQWMLDPVIIADTYEPEGLDFVVDGGIRVADPSTVVDMTGKYPTIIRQGKGPKLEWMIVEGEDYGGDPSELPFPQVA comes from the exons ATGGTCTCTCGTCGTGGGACGAGTGGGACTCAAGTAGTTTGGGGATGGTCCGTTGCAACCGGTTTGGTTTACCGGACCCAAAGGTGCAGCTGGTGGAGGGAAGAGAGGAAAATAATATCCGTAtgttctctctctcgctctcgctctcgctctctcgaGCTGCGACTTGAGAGTATGCCATTCGAGGCGATCGCCTCCGCCTTCTTGGCCGCCGCTCCATCCCTCACCTTCCGCCGCTCCGTCGCGGGCCTTCCCCTGCCCTCGCAGCCCCCCTCGTCGTTCCTCCCGCGGTATCTCCCCGTCCGTGCCCTCATGAAGCGGAACCCCAAGCGCTTGAAGTACTCCGCTCCTCGCTTCTTCAAG AAATCGGAAGCAATGGTGTACGTGGAGATGGACCCCTTGGGGTCCGAGACTTGGAGGCTGGAGCCCGTCATCGAGCTTATCAAGGAAGGGGCCGTCGGTGTGATTCCTACTGATACCGT GTATGCCATTGTTTGTGATTTGAGAAGCTATTCATCCATCGAACGCCTCCGAAG AATCAAAGATATAGAAAACAAGAAG CCTCTCAGTATCTTGTGTCACTCGTTTCAAGACATAGATAAGTACACAGTTGGTTTTCCTCGTGGTGATGGACGTGGACAAACAAACATATTCAGAACTGTTAAGCACTGTTTGCCTGGGCCT TATACTTTTATTCTTCCTGCAACCAAAGAATTACCAAAACAGTGCATAAAATCTGGACGGACAGCTAGATATGAGTCAAGAAAGCACGTCGGTGTTCGCATGCCAAATGATTCTATCTGTCAGGCCATATTGCAAAATCTTGATGAACCCCTGGTTTCCACGAG TGTGAAGTGGCCTTCAGAAGATCAGTGGATGCTAGATCCTGTCATAATTGCAGATACTTATGAGCCAGAG GGACTTGATTTTGTTGTTGATGGTGGTATTAGAGTTGCTGATCCATCCACTGTGGTTGATATGACAGGAAAATATCCAACAATTATTCGTCAGGGAAAG GGCCCTAAGCTGGAGTGGATGATAGTGGAAGGCGAGGATTATGGTGGTGACCCAAGTGAGTTGCCTTTTCCCCAGGTAGCTTGA